Genomic window (Pseudomonas hydrolytica):
CGGGCGTATCCGCGCGCGCTTCGTGCTGCAGCACGCCGAGTTTCGCCTGGATGTGAACCTCGACCTGCCGGCCCGTGGCGTCAGCGCCCTGTTCGGCCAATCCGGCTCGGGCAAGACCAGTTGCCTGCGCTGCTTCGCCGGGCTGGAGCGCCCGCAGCAGGGCTACCTGCAGGTGGCCGGCGAACTCTGGCAGGACAGCGAGCGGGGTTTCTTTCTGCCGGCGCACCAGCGCGCCATCGGCTACGTGTTCCAGGACGCCAACCTGTTCCCGCACCTGAGCGTGCGCGGCAATCTGCAGTACGGGCAGAAACGCATTCCGGCCGCGCAGCGCAGGGTGGCGCTGGATCAGGCGCTGGAGCTGCTGGGCATCGGTCATCTGCTCGAGCGCATGCCGTCGGCGCTGTCCGGTGGCGAACGGCAGCGCGTCGGCATCGCCCGCGCCCTGGTCACCAGCCCGCGCCTGCTGCTGATGGACGAACCGCTGGCTTCGCTGGATCTCAAACGCAAGCAGGAGGTGCTGCCTTATCTGGAGCGCCTGCACGAGGAACTGGACATCCCCGTGCTCTATGTCAGCCACGCGCCCGATGAAGTGGCGCGCCTGGCCGATCACCTGGTGTTGCTCGACGACGGCCAGGTGCGCGCCAGCGGCGCGCTCAAGGAAACCTTGCTGCGCGCCGACCTGCCCTTCGCCAGCGATGAGGATGCCGAGGCGGTGATCGACGGCGAGGTCTGCGGCCATGCTGCCGCCTATGACCTGCTGGAACTTCGACTGCCTGGCAGCGAGGCGCGCCTGCGCCTGCCTCACGCGGCATTGCCCAACGGCCATCCGGTGCGGGTGAAGATCAAGGCGCGCGACGTCAGCCTCAGCCTGCAACGCGCCGAGGGCAGCAGCCTGCTCAACCTGCTGCCGGCGACGGTGGAAAGCTGGCAGGCGCTCGATGCGCAGATGCTGCTGACCTTGCGCCTGGGCGAGCAGCGCCTGCTGGCGCGGATCACCCGCTATTCCTTCGATCAGTTGGGCATTCATGCCGGCCAGGCGCTCTGGGCGCAGATCAAGTCGGTGTCGTTGCTGGCGCCGTAATTCCTGGCTGTGCGACCGCGGAGCCCCGGTGCGCATGGCGCACCTACGCTAGAGCGGGCACACCCCGTAGGGTGCGCCGTGCGCACCAACGATCGTGCAATGTCCCTGTCCTGCACGCCCCGGCACTGGGCGCAGATCAAGTCGGTGTCATTGCTGGCGCCGTACTTCCTGGCTGTGCGACCGCGGACCCCCGGTGCGCATGGCGCACCCTACGCTAGAGCCGGTACATCCCGTAGGGTGCGCCGCGCGCACCAATGATCGAGTAATGTCCTTGTCCTTCACGCCCCGGCACTGGGCGCAGATCAAGTCGGTGTCGTTGCTGGCGCCGTAATTCCTGGCTATGCGACCGCGGAGCCCCGGTGCGCATGGCGCACCCTACGCTAGAGCGGGCACACCCCGTAGGGTGCGCCGCGCGCACCAACGATCGTGCAACGTCCCACGCCCCGGCACTGGGTGCAGATCAAGTCGGTGTCGTTGCTGGCACCTTAATGCCTGGCTGTGCGACCGCGGAGCCCCGGTGCGCATGGCGCACCCTACGCTAGAGCGGGCACACCCCGTAGGGTGCGCCGCGCGCACCGATCACGCGTTGGTTGCTAGCTCCCACGCGCAGCGCAAGGAAGATCGGCCTCACCCATCCCTTACGCAATACCTGGCAACTCCAGATGCTCCGGCCCAATCTCTGCATTTCCAGCCAGCAGCAGGGCGAAGTGAATGACGTTCTCCAGCTCGCGGGTATTGCCCGGCCAACGGTGCGCTTCCAGCACGGCCTGCGCCGCTGGGCTGATCGGCGGGATGGCCAGGCCCAGGCGCGAGGCGTGGATGCCGAGGAAGTACTCGGCCAGCGGCAGGATGTCGCCGACCCGCTGACGCAGCGCCGGGAACAGCAGCTGGCCGTCGCACAGGTAGGCGTACAGGCGCTCGTCGAACGTGCCGGCCGCCACGGCGCGGGCCAGGTCGATGCTGCTCGCCGCCACCAGGCGCACGTCTGCCGGCAGGGCCTGGCTGGCACCGACGCGATACACCTCGCGGGTTTCCAGCGCGGCCAGCAGCTTGCTCTGCAACGGGCGCGAAAGATCGGCGATTTCGTCCAGGTACAGCGTGCCGCCATTGGCCGAACCGAACCAGCCGGCGCGGCTGCTGGCGGCCCCGACATGGGCGCCGCCGACATGGCCGAACAGCTCGGCCTCGCCCCATTGCGGGCTGATCGCCGCGCAGCTCAGTGCGACGAACAGGCCGCCACGCTCGCTCTGCCGGTGGATGTAGCGCGCCAGCAATTCCTTGCCGGTGCCGGTCTCGCCAAGGATCAGCAGCGGCTGACCATTGCCCGCCAGCACCTCGGCGCGCTCGCGCAACTGACGTGAACGCGGGTCGACGAATACCAGCGCCTTGGCCCGAATGCTCAGCGGGCTCTTGTCCGAATCGGCGAAGGTCAGCGGCGCCGGGAAGTCGGGTGGAACACTCATGACCTGCAGCTCCAAAGCCGCACCTCGGTGGACGCAGCCCGTAGTCGAGTAAAAAAGAGCGGGCGGCTGCCTGGCCCGTTCCCGCTCCGAAAGGGTTCGCCCCGAGGGGACGTTCAGGCGCGCAGGCGCGTCTGCTGTTCGATGCGGCTCTGCAGGCGATACAGATAGCCGAAGCCCTGCTCCCAATGGCGGTGCCCGGACTTCACGTTGATATGCCCGGCACCGGTGAGAATCGCCGCCTCGCTGCCCCAGGCACGCGCCAGCTCCAGGGCGCGCAGAGCGCTGGCCGCCGCGTCGTTGTCGGAGCCCACCAGCAGGCTGGGGAAGGGCAGCAGATCACGCGGCATCGGCGCGAAATTCTGCAGCGGTGCGGGGCAGCCCGGGCGCTCGACATCGGCCGGCGCCACCAGCAGGGCGCCGCGTACGCGACGCAGCAGATCGATCGGTGCCTGCGCCGCCCAGTGGGCGACCGTGACGCAGCCCAGGCTGTGGGCAATGAGAATGGCAGGGCGCGGGTCGGCGGCAACGGCGCGGTTCAGCTCGCTCACCCAGTCGGCGCGCCGTGGATGGAGCCAGTCGGCCTGCTCCACCCGCGTGCTGTTCGGCAGGCTGCGCTGCCAATGGCTTTGCCAGTGCTCCTCGGGCGAGCCCTGCCAGCCCGGCAGAATCAGATAACGGATTGCTTCGCTGCCCATGACGGCACCTCCTTGAATCGAATGGCGTCAGTCTAGGCAGCATGGTTCAACTCTAAAAAGAATAAGAATTTATTTGCTTATTCCATAAGCACGAGAAAACGCATCGCACCTCATATTTCCAAAAAGCATATAAATGTTCTTAAACAATATTTTTAAGAATATTTCGGCCTCTCTACTATCCGCTCCACGCCAGCGTCGGCCGTCCGCCGTCGTCGTGGCGAATCCGTCACAAGGAGCCTGGAAATGACCGCGACGCTGAGAAACCTGGAAGGCCAGGACGAAGCCGTGATCCTCCGCGAGATCCAGACCGCCCTGCATGGCCTGAAATTCGGCTCGGTGGAAATCACCGTGCACAACGGCCAGGTAGTGCAGATCGAGCGCAAGGAAAAGATTCGCCTGCAACAACCGAGCACGAAAAACCCCTGACACATGCTGCGGCCCGACTGGACCACCAGAGGGCACTGACCCGATAGCCCCAACGCCAACACAAGAATTTAGCCAGTCTAGGAGCTGCACCATGTCCCTTCGTCGTTTCGCCCTGGCCGCGCTGGCCAGTGCCCTGATCGCCGGCCCGGTGGCCGCTGCACAAACCCTGCTCAACGTGTCGTACGACCCGACCCGCGAGCTCTATACCGAATTCAACGCCGCGTTCAACAAGCACTGGCAGGGCCAGGGCAACGAGGCGGTGACCATCCAGCAATCCCACGGCGGCTCGGGCAAGCAGGCCCGTGCGGTGATCGACGGCCTGCGCGCCGACGTGGTGACCCTGGCCCTGGCCGGCGACATCGACGAGCTGTACAAGCTCGGCAAGCTGATCCCGGAAAACTGGCAGGAGCGCCTGCCGGACGCCAGCACCCCCTACACCTCGACCATCGTGTTCCTGGTGCGCAAGGGCAACCCCAAGGGCATCAAGGACTGGGATGACCTGGTCAAGCCCGGCGTGGAAGTGATCACCCCCAACCCGAAAACTTCCGGCGGCGCACGCTGGAACTTCCTCGCCGCCTGGGCCTATGCCCAGCAGAAGTACGGCAGCGAAGCCGAGGCCAAGGCCTTCACCGAGAAGCTGTACAAGAATGTCCCGGTGCTCGACACCGGCGCCCGCGGCTCCACCATCACCTTCGTCAACAACGGCATCGGCGATGTGCTGCTGGCCTGGGAAAACGAAGCCTTCCTGGCCCTCAAGGAAGAAGGTGGCGACAACTTCGAGATCGTCGCGCCGTCGCTGTCGATCCTTGCCGAACCGCCGGTCAGTGTGGTCGACCAGAACGTCGACAAGAAAGGCACCCGCAAGGTCGCCGAGGCCTACCTGAACTACCTGTACAGCGAGGAAGGCCAGCGCATCGCCGCCAAGCACTTCTACCGTCCGCGCAACCAGGCGGTGGCGGCCGAGTTCGCCCAGCAGTTCCCGCAGCTCAAGCTGGTGACCATCGACGCTGACTTCGGCGGCTGGAAGAGCGCTCAGCCGAAGTTCTTCAACGATGGCGGCATCTTCGACCAGATCTACCAGGCCCATTGATCCGTAGGGTGCGCTGCGCGCACCAGCCGTCAATCGACGCGCAGGTGGTGCGCACGGCGCACCCTACTTCGTACAGGTTCACTCCATGTCCCGCCGCACTTCCCCCGTCATACCCGGCTTCGGGCTGACGCTGGGTTACACCCTGGTGTACCTCAGCCTGTTGGTGCTGATTCCCCTGGGTGCCATGTTCGTCCACGCTGCCCAGCTCACCTGGGATCAGTTCTGGGCCATCGTTTCCTCACCGCGCGTGCTGGCCGCGCTGAAGCTGAGCTTCGGCACCGCCCTGCTCGCCGCCGTGATCAACGGCGTGATCGGTACCCTGCTGGCCTGGGTGCTGGTGCGCTACACCTTCCCCGGTCGCAAGATCATCGAAGCGATGATCGACCTGCCGTTCGCCCTGCCCACCGCCGTTGCCGGTATCGCCCTGACCGCGCTCTACGCGCCGGGTGGCCTGGTCGGCCAGTTCGCCACCGCCCTGGGCTTCAAGATCGCCTACACCCCGCTGGGCATCACCCTGGCGCTGACCTTCGTCACCCTGCCCTTCGTCGTGCGCACCATCCAGCCGGTGCTGGCCGACATCCCGCGCGAGGTCGAGGAAGCCGCCGCCTGCCTCGGTGCCAAGCCATTACAGGTGGCGCGCCACGTGCTGCTGCCGGCGCTGCTGCCGGCCTGGCTGACCGGTTTTGCCCTGGCCTTCGCCCGCGGCGTCGGCGAGTACGGCTCGGTGATCTTCATCGCCGGCAATATGCCGATGAAGACCGAGATCCTGCCGCTGCTGATCATGGTGCAGCTGGACCAGTACAACTACGCCGGCGCCACCGCCATCGGCGTGCTGATGCTGGTGGTGTCGTTCATCCTGCTGCTGCTGATCAACCTGCTGCAGCGCCGCATCAGTCGTTCGTAAGGAGCCAGGCATGTCATCTGCAACCCTGACGGCCAGCGCCGCCAACAACGCCGCGCGCCGCGGCAACGCCCTGGGCCGCCGCCTGCTGATCGTTTCGGCCTGGCTGGTGTTCGCCTTCTTCCTGCTGCTGCCCCTGTTCGTGGTGGCGACCGAGGCGCTCAAGCAGGGCGTCGGCGTGTTCGTCGCTTCGATCCTCGAACCCGACGCGATCAGCGCGCTGAAGCTGACCCTGCTCGCCGTGGGCATCGCCGTGCCGCTCAACCTGGTGTTCGGCGTGGCCGCCGCCTGGTGCGTGAGCAAGTACGAGTTCCGCGGCAAGAGCATCCTGGTGACCCTGATCGACCTGCCGTTCTCGGTGTCGCCGGTGATCGCCGGTCTGATCTACGTGCTGCTGTTCGGCGCGCAGGGCTTCTTCGGCCCCTGGCTGCGCGAGCACGACATCCAGATCATCTTCGCCCTGCCCGGCATCGTCCTGGCGACCATCTTCGTCACCGTGCCCTTCGTCGCCCGCGAGCTGATCCCGCTGATGCAGGAACAGGGCACGCAGGAAGAAGAGGCGGCGCGCCTGCTGGGCGCCAACGGCTGGCAGATGTTCTGGCACGTCACCCTGCCCAACATCAAATGGGGCCTGATCTACGGCGTGGTGCTGTGTACCGCACGGGCGATGGGCGAGTTCGGCGCGGTATCGGTGGTGTCCGGGCACATCCGCGGCTACACCAACACCCTGCCGCTGCATGTCGAGATTCTCTACAACGAATACAATCACGTCGCCGCCTTCAGCGTTGCCAGTCTGCTGCTGCTTCTGGCGCTGTTCATCCTGCTGCTCAAGCAGTGGAGCGAGTCCCGTATCAACCGCCGCAAAGCCAGTGCTGGCGAGGAATAAGCCATGAGTATCGAAATTCGCAACGTCAGCAAGAACTTCAATGCGTTCAAGGCGCTGAACGACATCAACCTGAACATCCAGAGCGGCGAGCTGGTCGCCCTGCTCGGCCCGTCCGGCTGCGGCAAGACCACCCTGCTGCGCATCATCGCCGGCCTGGAAACCCCGGACAGCGGCACCATCGGCTTCCACGGCGAGGACGTTTCCGAGCACGACGTGCGCGATCGCAACGTCGGTTTCGTGTTCCAGCACTACGCGCTGTTCCGCCACATGACGGTGTTCGACAACGTCGCCTTCGGCCTGCGCATGAAGCCCAAGCGCGAGCGCCCGAGCGAGGACGTGATCAAGCAGAAGGTGCACGAGCTGCTCGATCTGGTGCAGCTCGACTGGCTCGGCGACCGCTACCCGGAGCAGCTCTCCGGCGGCCAGCGCCAGCGTATCGCCCTGGCCCGCGCCCTGGCCGTGGAGCCCAAGGTGCTGCTGCTCGACGAACCCTTCGGCGCGCTGGACGCCAAGGTGCGCAAGGAGCTGCGTCGCTGGCTGGCACGCCTGCACGACGACGTGCACCTGACCAGCGTGTTCGTCACCCACGACCAGGAAGAAGCCATGGAAGTGGCCGACCGCATCGTGGTGATGAACAAGGGCGTGATCGAACAGATCGGCACGCCGGCCGAGGTCTATGAATACCCGGCCAGCGACTTCGTCTATCACTTCCTCGGCGATGCCAACCGCCTCTATGTCGGCGGTGGCGATCATCACGTGCTGTTCCGCCCGCACGAGGTCGACCTGTCGCTGCAGCCGGCGGCCGATCACCAGAGCGGCGAGGTGCGCGACATCCGCCTGCTCGGCGCCATCACCCGCATCACCCTCAAGGTCGAGGGCCAGGACGAACTGATCGAGGCCGAGGTGGCCAAGGATCACGTCAGCCTGGACAACCTCGCCCGCGGCACCACCCTGTACTTCAAGCCCAAGGGTGGCAAGCCGGTCGGCACACCGGCCAGCTAAGGCCCACGCGCTCGGGGCTGACGCCCGTCAGCCCCTTTGCCTGCACGGCGCCGCGCATCAGATGCAGGCCACCTGCGAATGCTTCAGGCCGAACCACTGCAACTCGGCCAGCAGCGCCACCGCCAGCGCCTGGGCGATGACGAAGGCGTAGCCGAACAGGTTCGGTGACACCCAGCCGATCACCAGCACCAGCAGGCTGTCGATTACCCAGATGGCATTGACCGCGATCACCGCCCAGATCGCCTGGCGGCTGATTTCGGCGCGGTTGGCCAGCCACACCAGCATGGCGGCGAAGGGCAGCAGCGCGCTGCCGGCGACCAGCAACAGCAGGCGCGGCAGTTCGAGAAAGGCGCCCAGCCAGCCGGCGGCCAGCACCAGCAGCAGACCGGTGGCACCGCTGAGCAGGCCATCGAGCAAGAGGGCGTTGCGCAGCATCGGGGAAGGTTGCAGTGCGTTCATGGCGAATCTCCTGAAAGCGGCACCGGGCTGGTGCCTG
Coding sequences:
- the modC gene encoding molybdenum ABC transporter ATP-binding protein, translating into MFGFGKAKAPVVTDDGRIRARFVLQHAEFRLDVNLDLPARGVSALFGQSGSGKTSCLRCFAGLERPQQGYLQVAGELWQDSERGFFLPAHQRAIGYVFQDANLFPHLSVRGNLQYGQKRIPAAQRRVALDQALELLGIGHLLERMPSALSGGERQRVGIARALVTSPRLLLMDEPLASLDLKRKQEVLPYLERLHEELDIPVLYVSHAPDEVARLADHLVLLDDGQVRASGALKETLLRADLPFASDEDAEAVIDGEVCGHAAAYDLLELRLPGSEARLRLPHAALPNGHPVRVKIKARDVSLSLQRAEGSSLLNLLPATVESWQALDAQMLLTLRLGEQRLLARITRYSFDQLGIHAGQALWAQIKSVSLLAP
- the oscA gene encoding sulfur starvation response protein OscA → MTATLRNLEGQDEAVILREIQTALHGLKFGSVEITVHNGQVVQIERKEKIRLQQPSTKNP
- a CDS encoding sigma 54-interacting transcriptional regulator, giving the protein MSVPPDFPAPLTFADSDKSPLSIRAKALVFVDPRSRQLRERAEVLAGNGQPLLILGETGTGKELLARYIHRQSERGGLFVALSCAAISPQWGEAELFGHVGGAHVGAASSRAGWFGSANGGTLYLDEIADLSRPLQSKLLAALETREVYRVGASQALPADVRLVAASSIDLARAVAAGTFDERLYAYLCDGQLLFPALRQRVGDILPLAEYFLGIHASRLGLAIPPISPAAQAVLEAHRWPGNTRELENVIHFALLLAGNAEIGPEHLELPGIA
- the cysW gene encoding sulfate ABC transporter permease subunit CysW, coding for MSSATLTASAANNAARRGNALGRRLLIVSAWLVFAFFLLLPLFVVATEALKQGVGVFVASILEPDAISALKLTLLAVGIAVPLNLVFGVAAAWCVSKYEFRGKSILVTLIDLPFSVSPVIAGLIYVLLFGAQGFFGPWLREHDIQIIFALPGIVLATIFVTVPFVARELIPLMQEQGTQEEEAARLLGANGWQMFWHVTLPNIKWGLIYGVVLCTARAMGEFGAVSVVSGHIRGYTNTLPLHVEILYNEYNHVAAFSVASLLLLLALFILLLKQWSESRINRRKASAGEE
- a CDS encoding sulfate ABC transporter substrate-binding protein, with the translated sequence MSLRRFALAALASALIAGPVAAAQTLLNVSYDPTRELYTEFNAAFNKHWQGQGNEAVTIQQSHGGSGKQARAVIDGLRADVVTLALAGDIDELYKLGKLIPENWQERLPDASTPYTSTIVFLVRKGNPKGIKDWDDLVKPGVEVITPNPKTSGGARWNFLAAWAYAQQKYGSEAEAKAFTEKLYKNVPVLDTGARGSTITFVNNGIGDVLLAWENEAFLALKEEGGDNFEIVAPSLSILAEPPVSVVDQNVDKKGTRKVAEAYLNYLYSEEGQRIAAKHFYRPRNQAVAAEFAQQFPQLKLVTIDADFGGWKSAQPKFFNDGGIFDQIYQAH
- a CDS encoding sulfate/molybdate ABC transporter ATP-binding protein; translated protein: MSIEIRNVSKNFNAFKALNDINLNIQSGELVALLGPSGCGKTTLLRIIAGLETPDSGTIGFHGEDVSEHDVRDRNVGFVFQHYALFRHMTVFDNVAFGLRMKPKRERPSEDVIKQKVHELLDLVQLDWLGDRYPEQLSGGQRQRIALARALAVEPKVLLLDEPFGALDAKVRKELRRWLARLHDDVHLTSVFVTHDQEEAMEVADRIVVMNKGVIEQIGTPAEVYEYPASDFVYHFLGDANRLYVGGGDHHVLFRPHEVDLSLQPAADHQSGEVRDIRLLGAITRITLKVEGQDELIEAEVAKDHVSLDNLARGTTLYFKPKGGKPVGTPAS
- a CDS encoding RBBP9/YdeN family alpha/beta hydrolase; translation: MGSEAIRYLILPGWQGSPEEHWQSHWQRSLPNSTRVEQADWLHPRRADWVSELNRAVAADPRPAILIAHSLGCVTVAHWAAQAPIDLLRRVRGALLVAPADVERPGCPAPLQNFAPMPRDLLPFPSLLVGSDNDAAASALRALELARAWGSEAAILTGAGHINVKSGHRHWEQGFGYLYRLQSRIEQQTRLRA
- the cysT gene encoding sulfate ABC transporter permease subunit CysT, with product MSRRTSPVIPGFGLTLGYTLVYLSLLVLIPLGAMFVHAAQLTWDQFWAIVSSPRVLAALKLSFGTALLAAVINGVIGTLLAWVLVRYTFPGRKIIEAMIDLPFALPTAVAGIALTALYAPGGLVGQFATALGFKIAYTPLGITLALTFVTLPFVVRTIQPVLADIPREVEEAAACLGAKPLQVARHVLLPALLPAWLTGFALAFARGVGEYGSVIFIAGNMPMKTEILPLLIMVQLDQYNYAGATAIGVLMLVVSFILLLLINLLQRRISRS